Below is a window of Campylobacter canadensis DNA.
TAGTCTTTTTTAGCAAGTTCATCTATTCTAGCCAAGAGATTTTTTACTAATTCTTCTTTAAAATTATTCTCATCTTCGCTAAAAGCAAGAGAAAATTTTGAATCAATCACAACGCATTTTTCAGGCTCAAAATACACAATTGCATCTGGAATTTTTCTTTTATTTTCATCATCAATAAAATGCTCTTGCAAGAAAAATTGCTCGTTTTCAATAAGCCCACTAGCAAGCAAAACTTGCCTTAAGGCTTCTTCTGCAAAATTGCCCCTTATTTTTTTATCTCCTTTTAAAATAGCTGCAAACTCATCAGCCTTTTTACCCAAATTCATACTAGCATCAAACATAGTTTTAAGATTATTTTCTATGTTTTGATTTTGAAGCTTTAGATTTACTTCATAATCATTTAATTTTTTTGCTATTGGCTCAAAAATATCATTTAGTTTTTGATTTGATTTTTCAAGTAAAATTTTTGTATTTGTTTCATAAATTAATTGAGAATTTTTTTCATAATCTTGTTTTAATTTTTCTTCTAAAAAATAAGCTAATTCTTTATAATTTTTTTCTAGCTTGTTTAAATTATTTTCATAATCTTGCTGATTTTTTAAAAGATTTTCCTTAGTGCTTTGCAAATATGCCTTTAAATTTGCATTTTCTTCTTTAATTTGCTCGTAAGTACTTAATTTTTCATTATTTTCTTGAATTTTTAAAGATAGTTCTTCGTTTTTAGCATTTAAAATACTATTTTGCGTGTTTATTTTTAAAAA
It encodes the following:
- a CDS encoding DNA recombination protein RmuC; the protein is MIEIILASGLLFLLLAVSIVFVKFLKINTQNSILNAKNEELSLKIQENNEKLSTYEQIKEENANLKAYLQSTKENLLKNQQDYENNLNKLEKNYKELAYFLEEKLKQDYEKNSQLIYETNTKILLEKSNQKLNDIFEPIAKKLNDYEVNLKLQNQNIENNLKTMFDASMNLGKKADEFAAILKGDKKIRGNFAEEALRQVLLASGLIENEQFFLQEHFIDDENKRKIPDAIVYFEPEKCVVIDSKFSLAFSEDENNFKEELVKNLLARIDELAKKDYAKTIKGANEYMLLFVPYNSLLEQACTYDKSLFLKAQKKKIFLVSPSTLFIGLKMIYLGWNNYKSNKNLEEIMKELSSFYDKFADFLSDYQRLKMQIDKGLSSIDVKLYGRANLFSKLEKIQSLGIQNTKTLLENKSINITHYE